In Dasypus novemcinctus isolate mDasNov1 chromosome 10, mDasNov1.1.hap2, whole genome shotgun sequence, one DNA window encodes the following:
- the LOC101442248 gene encoding olfactory receptor 4P4-like, with product MESQNNVTEFVFLGLWENTQIELLLCFLFLLCYLAVLMGNFIILLTIACSHLIEQPMYYFLCHLSLMDIFFNSAVVPRLIRDLAAERKNISYNNCMTQLFTVHLLAGVEILILVSMAFDRYVAIIKPLHYTVIMNRQRCNTLIFMAWGLAFWHSISLLLMVLNLPFCGPNQINHYMCDVKPLLKLVCKDIHVVSILAIVNSGMVVIVVFLVLVASYINILYTLRTRSSAGQRKALSTCSSHIMVVVLFFVPCMYTYALPAESENKDKEISVFYTVITPILNPLIYTLRNTEMKTTMQKVCSQIKVNKVIFLVLQILYFQHIYH from the coding sequence ATGGAAAGCCAGAACAATGTTACTGAATTTGTCTTCTTGGGGCTATGGGAGAATACACAAATAGAGCTGTTATTGTGTTTCTTGTTCCTGCTCTGCTACTTGGCAGTCTTAATGGGGAACTTCATCATCTTACTGACTATAGCCTGCAGCCATCTAATCGAACAACCAATGTACTACTTTCTCTGCCACCTCTCTCTCATGGACATCTtcttcaactctgctgttgttcCGCGGTTAATCAGAGACTTAGCTGCAGAGAGAAAAAACATTTCCTACAACAACTGTATGACCCAGCTCTTCACTGTTCACTTGCTGGCAGGTGTGGAAATATTAATCTTGGTGTCCATGGCTTTTGACCGCTATGTTGCCATTATCaagcccctgcactacacagtgatCATGAACCGGCAGAGGTGTAACACACTGATCTTCATGGCCTGGGGCTTGGCCTTTTGGCACTCTATTTCTCTACTGCTTATGGTCCTCAATTTACCTTTCTGTGGCCCAAATCAGATCAATCACTACATGTGTGATGTGAAGCCTCTTTTGAAACTGGTCTGCAAAGATATTCATGTGGTTAGTATTTTAGCTATTGTCAACTCtgggatggtggtgattgtagttTTTCTTGTCCTGGTGGCTTCTTACATAAACATATTGTACACTCTTAGGACACGTTCTTCTGCAGGACAACGCAAAGCTCTCTCAACCTGTAGCTCTCATATTATggttgtagttttgttttttgtgccCTGTATGTACACCTATGCTTTACCTGCTGAAAGTGAGAACAAGGACAAAGAAATCTCTGTGTTTTATACTGTGATTACACCCATTCTGAATCCTCTCATCTACACCTTGAGAAATACAGAGATGAAAACCACCATGCAAAAGGTATGCTCCCAAATCAAAGTAAATAAAGTGATATTCCTTGTGCTTCAAATCCTGTATTTCCAGCATATTTATCAttaa